In Bacillota bacterium, a genomic segment contains:
- a CDS encoding DUF4384 domain-containing protein, translating into MGNARVFRGAVLGLVLCAVLALSAVGLADEPKAKLFINPTPDPGFSVQMWVDRGQGATYYPGDNIRISFRSTRSCYVYLLDIDTSGNYKWLLPSTWWGNNYLPANQARTLPEGRYNLQVEGPPGTEWLILFASTQPLDMPYLEQSIRSGQFAPRIQGQAEIITKNIRAKIQVIPATAWVSTSTYFYVGGPPQAGPIVPPPLPPPPVESAAVSIWSSPSGALVFIDGEQMGYTPTTFRNIPLGNHEITLIKQGYYTYTRRMSITYPGTFYISANMQRID; encoded by the coding sequence ATGGGTAATGCCAGGGTTTTCAGGGGGGCTGTGCTGGGTCTGGTGCTATGTGCCGTGCTTGCTCTGTCAGCCGTAGGTCTTGCGGACGAGCCAAAGGCCAAACTCTTCATCAACCCTACGCCGGACCCGGGTTTCAGTGTCCAGATGTGGGTTGATAGGGGTCAGGGTGCAACTTATTATCCCGGGGACAATATACGCATATCTTTCAGGAGCACGAGGTCGTGTTACGTTTACCTGCTGGATATCGATACCTCGGGCAACTATAAGTGGCTCCTGCCGAGCACGTGGTGGGGCAACAACTACCTGCCGGCAAATCAGGCGAGGACCCTGCCTGAGGGGCGGTACAACCTCCAGGTCGAGGGACCGCCGGGCACAGAGTGGCTGATCCTGTTCGCATCCACGCAGCCGCTCGACATGCCCTACCTGGAGCAATCCATCCGCTCCGGGCAGTTTGCCCCGAGGATCCAGGGACAGGCGGAGATAATAACGAAGAATATAAGGGCCAAGATCCAGGTTATACCGGCTACTGCGTGGGTTTCGACGTCTACGTACTTTTATGTTGGTGGGCCGCCACAGGCTGGTCCCATCGTGCCGCCCCCACTACCACCTCCGCCGGTTGAGTCTGCGGCTGTCAGCATATGGAGTTCCCCGTCCGGGGCCCTCGTCTTCATCGATGGGGAGCAGATGGGATATACGCCGACCACGTTCAGGAATATCCCGCTCGGCAACCATGAGATAACCCTTATAAAGCAGGGTTACTACACCTATACGCGGCGCATGAGCATAACCTATCCCGGGACCTTCTACATAAGCGCGAATATGCAGCGGATCGACTGA
- a CDS encoding NAD(P)H-dependent oxidoreductase subunit E: MSAVTGVTTCKCRCEGNSSNLVDDRFPKLDAIIGKYRGNPGALIPVLHEAQQLFGCLSEDVQERVASGLGVSPSEVYGVSTFYSFFTLRPRGKWKIGVCLGTACYVRGAAEVVEALKKELDIPVNGTTKDGRFTLEVVRCLGACGLAPVIMIGDDVHGRVRPEQIPEILKEYH; the protein is encoded by the coding sequence ATGAGCGCCGTTACAGGCGTTACCACGTGTAAATGCCGCTGCGAGGGCAACTCGAGCAATTTAGTTGATGATAGATTCCCAAAACTGGATGCAATCATAGGGAAATACAGGGGGAACCCCGGGGCTTTGATTCCCGTGCTGCACGAGGCCCAGCAACTCTTCGGGTGCCTTTCCGAGGATGTGCAGGAGAGGGTTGCGAGCGGACTCGGGGTGTCTCCGAGCGAGGTCTACGGTGTCTCGACCTTCTATTCGTTCTTCACCCTCAGGCCGAGGGGCAAGTGGAAGATCGGCGTATGCCTGGGCACAGCCTGCTACGTCCGGGGTGCAGCGGAGGTTGTGGAGGCCCTGAAAAAAGAGCTCGATATTCCTGTCAATGGGACTACGAAAGACGGGCGATTCACCCTCGAGGTCGTCAGGTGCCTGGGCGCCTGCGGGCTCGCGCCTGTCATAATGATCGGGGACGATGTCCACGGCCGGGTCAGGCCCGAGCAGATTCCGGAGATATTAAAGGAATACCACTAA
- a CDS encoding NAD(P)/FAD-dependent oxidoreductase, with translation MEYDVIIIGAGPAGIFTALELAARESAKVMMLEKGGDLDARSCLSRTRRTTCQRCKPCNIVCGWGGAGAFSDGKLTLSPEVGGILDSYIKRAELESLIRHVDDVYLKFGAPDKVYGVDEDSIRDLERKAILAELKLIPSRIRHLGTGRTKEVLEGMKNYLEGRIDIALRRGATRIISEDGRVTGVETDDGEVIHGKYVVVAPGREGSEWLSREAERLGLKMAVNPVDIGVRVELPAVVAEPLTDVIYESKLIYHSKSFDDKVRTFCMCPYGEVVMESSDGLITVNGHTHAEHKTTNTNFALLVSKTFTEPFREPIKYGKYVAGLANLLSSGVIVQRLGDLEAGRRSTHERIAKGTVRPTLEEATPGDLSLVFPYRHLVSIMEMLRALDQLAPGIYARNTLLYGVEVKFYSSRLNLNNVLETEIKNLFAIGDGAGVTRGLMQASVSGAIVAHEILRRLDKE, from the coding sequence ATGGAATACGACGTTATCATAATCGGCGCGGGTCCCGCCGGGATATTCACGGCGCTCGAGCTTGCAGCCAGGGAAAGCGCCAAGGTCATGATGCTCGAGAAGGGCGGCGACCTGGACGCGCGGTCGTGTCTATCGCGCACACGGAGGACAACGTGCCAGCGCTGCAAGCCGTGCAATATCGTGTGTGGTTGGGGCGGGGCCGGGGCATTCAGCGACGGTAAATTGACCCTATCCCCCGAGGTCGGCGGCATCCTTGATTCATACATCAAGCGGGCCGAGCTTGAGTCCCTCATCCGGCACGTGGATGATGTTTATCTAAAATTCGGCGCGCCTGATAAGGTTTACGGGGTCGATGAGGATTCCATACGGGACCTGGAGCGCAAGGCCATACTCGCTGAATTGAAGCTGATCCCGTCGAGGATCAGGCACCTGGGGACTGGCAGGACCAAGGAGGTCCTCGAGGGGATGAAGAACTATCTTGAGGGCCGCATTGATATCGCTCTGCGCAGGGGGGCCACCAGGATCATCTCCGAGGACGGGCGCGTGACCGGGGTGGAAACGGACGACGGTGAGGTTATACACGGCAAATATGTTGTCGTCGCCCCGGGCAGGGAAGGCTCAGAATGGCTCAGCAGGGAGGCGGAGAGGCTCGGCCTCAAGATGGCCGTGAACCCTGTGGATATCGGCGTGCGCGTGGAGCTGCCTGCGGTTGTTGCCGAGCCGCTTACAGATGTCATATATGAATCCAAGCTGATATATCACTCAAAGTCGTTTGATGACAAGGTCCGGACCTTTTGCATGTGCCCCTACGGCGAGGTGGTCATGGAGAGCAGCGACGGCTTGATAACGGTGAATGGCCACACCCACGCGGAGCACAAGACGACGAATACGAATTTTGCCCTGCTTGTAAGCAAGACCTTCACGGAGCCATTCAGGGAGCCGATCAAATACGGGAAGTATGTCGCAGGCCTCGCAAACCTGTTGAGCAGCGGGGTGATAGTCCAGAGGCTTGGCGACCTCGAGGCGGGGCGACGCTCGACTCATGAGCGGATCGCGAAGGGAACCGTGAGACCGACCCTTGAAGAGGCCACCCCGGGCGACCTCAGCCTGGTGTTTCCCTACAGGCACCTCGTCAGCATAATGGAGATGCTCAGGGCGCTTGACCAGCTGGCACCGGGCATTTACGCCAGGAATACGCTTCTCTACGGGGTGGAGGTCAAGTTCTATTCTTCGCGCCTCAACCTCAACAACGTCCTCGAGACGGAGATCAAGAACCTCTTCGCCATCGGGGACGGGGCCGGCGTGACGCGCGGCCTGATGCAGGCATCGGTGTCCGGCGCGATCGTCGCCCATGAAATTTTAAGGCGGCTTGATAAGGAGTAA
- the guaB gene encoding IMP dehydrogenase — MADRFGLEGLTFDDVLLIPAKSDVLPKEVDTSTYLTRNIKLSTPLLSAAMDTVTEARLAIAIAREGGLGVVHKNMSIEKQALEVDKVKRSEHGVIVDPIFLGPDDTIRDALRIMERYRISGVPITKNGKLVGILTNRDLRFETNYDQPIENVMTKENLITAPVGTTVEEAKAILQKHKIEKLPLVDDEFNLKGLITIKDILKAKQYPNAAKDPRGRLRVGAAVGVTADVLERAGALVSAGVDLIVVDTAHGHSRGVIETVKKIKANFKGVEVAAGNVATAEGTRDLIEAGADCVKVGIGPGSICTTRVVAGIGVPQITAIANCWEEARKHGIPIIADGGIKYSGDITKAIAAGADAVMIGNLLAGTEESPGERIIYKGRSFKVYRGMGSISALKEGSRDRYFQENEQKLVPEGIEGRVPYKGPAADTIYQLVGGLRAGMGYCGTRNIEELKTKTRFIRVTGAGLRESHPHDVVITKEAPNYSLFNEEVERE, encoded by the coding sequence CTGGCCGATAGGTTCGGGCTCGAGGGGCTTACCTTTGACGATGTGCTCCTGATTCCGGCGAAATCGGATGTCTTGCCGAAGGAAGTTGATACTTCCACCTATCTCACAAGGAATATAAAGCTCAGTACCCCGCTTTTGAGTGCAGCAATGGATACGGTCACCGAGGCGAGGCTTGCCATCGCCATCGCGCGGGAGGGTGGCCTTGGTGTTGTTCATAAGAATATGTCCATAGAGAAGCAAGCGCTGGAGGTCGATAAGGTCAAACGTTCGGAGCATGGCGTCATAGTGGACCCGATATTCCTTGGGCCGGACGATACGATCAGGGATGCCCTGCGGATCATGGAGCGCTACCGGATATCGGGGGTCCCGATAACGAAGAACGGGAAGCTTGTGGGGATCCTCACAAACAGGGATTTGAGGTTTGAAACCAATTACGACCAGCCCATCGAGAATGTCATGACCAAGGAGAACCTCATCACGGCCCCCGTGGGCACCACGGTCGAAGAAGCCAAGGCCATCCTGCAGAAGCACAAGATCGAGAAGCTGCCTCTCGTTGACGATGAGTTCAATCTGAAGGGCCTTATTACAATAAAGGATATTCTCAAAGCGAAGCAGTACCCCAACGCGGCAAAGGATCCCAGGGGCAGGCTCAGGGTCGGGGCGGCAGTGGGGGTTACCGCTGATGTGTTGGAGCGTGCCGGGGCTCTGGTGTCGGCGGGCGTCGACCTTATTGTCGTAGATACGGCGCACGGCCACTCGAGGGGCGTTATAGAGACGGTGAAGAAGATCAAGGCGAATTTCAAGGGCGTCGAGGTGGCTGCCGGCAACGTCGCCACCGCGGAGGGGACTCGAGACCTCATCGAGGCGGGTGCGGATTGCGTCAAGGTTGGCATCGGGCCGGGCTCCATATGCACTACGAGGGTTGTCGCTGGCATAGGCGTCCCACAGATAACGGCAATCGCGAATTGCTGGGAGGAGGCCAGGAAACACGGCATCCCGATCATAGCGGATGGTGGGATCAAGTACTCTGGCGATATCACAAAGGCCATCGCGGCAGGGGCCGATGCCGTGATGATCGGGAACCTCCTGGCTGGCACGGAGGAGAGCCCGGGCGAGAGGATTATCTATAAAGGCAGGAGCTTCAAGGTTTACCGCGGGATGGGTTCAATCAGCGCCTTGAAGGAAGGTTCGCGGGACCGGTATTTCCAGGAAAACGAGCAGAAACTCGTCCCCGAGGGTATCGAGGGGCGCGTTCCCTATAAGGGCCCTGCGGCGGACACGATCTACCAGCTCGTGGGTGGGCTGAGGGCCGGCATGGGTTACTGCGGCACCCGGAACATCGAGGAATTGAAGACGAAGACCAGATTCATCCGAGTAACCGGCGCCGGCCTCAGGGAGAGCCATCCACACGATGTTGTCATCACTAAGGAGGCGCCAAACTATAGCCTGTTTAACGAGGAAGTCGAGCGGGAGTAG
- a CDS encoding 2Fe-2S iron-sulfur cluster binding domain-containing protein, protein METANAKNASAKPTTVRLTIDGREVEVQQGATVLEAARRAGINIPTLCYHPVIGPSGACRVCLVEVEGARTLVASCVYPVAEGMVVRTNTAAVRAARKTVVELLIAGHPQDCLSCERNGKCELQALARDLGIRKVRYHISDKEHREPDTSSPSIVRNTDKCVLCGRCVTMCRDIQGVGALAFAYRGRKTLVTPSFEHGLGEAKCTSCGQCSTVCPVGAITEKDDTGIVWDALDDPGKHVVVQVAPAVRAALGEEFGMPAGTSVTGKIAQALHMLGFDAVFDTQFAADLTIMEEGHEFIERLNGHGVLPLVTSCSPGWIRYCEQFHPEFLDHISTCKSPQQMMGAVIKSYYAKVKGIDPSKMFSVSIMPCTAKKYEAGRPEMRTSSALTQDVDAVLTTRELARMIKAAGIDFANLEDGEFDSPLGMSSGAGTIFGVTGGVMEAALRSVYEIVTRKTLGDVRFEGVRGFDGVKHATIDVAGTQVRVAVVHGLGNAGRFLAGTQDSPDKYHFVEIMACPNGCICGGGQPISLDPAVRELRAAVLYREDECKAIRKSHENVEVRRLYDTFLGEPGSGLAHRLLHTAYGPDAARLVREGRAHRAAFERQTMSAAGV, encoded by the coding sequence ATGGAGACTGCGAATGCGAAAAACGCCAGTGCAAAACCTACTACAGTCAGGCTTACTATAGATGGACGCGAAGTCGAGGTCCAACAGGGGGCCACGGTGCTCGAGGCCGCGCGCAGGGCCGGCATCAATATCCCCACGCTTTGTTATCATCCGGTCATCGGCCCCTCGGGGGCGTGCCGGGTGTGCCTCGTCGAGGTCGAGGGCGCGCGGACCCTGGTCGCTTCGTGTGTGTACCCTGTGGCCGAGGGAATGGTGGTCAGGACCAATACGGCGGCGGTCCGGGCCGCGCGCAAGACGGTAGTCGAGTTGTTGATCGCCGGGCACCCCCAGGACTGCTTGAGCTGCGAGCGCAACGGCAAGTGCGAGCTGCAGGCGCTCGCAAGGGACCTTGGCATCCGGAAGGTCAGGTATCATATCAGTGATAAGGAACACCGCGAGCCCGATACATCGAGCCCGTCCATTGTCCGCAATACCGATAAGTGCGTGCTGTGCGGGCGCTGCGTCACAATGTGCCGCGATATCCAGGGCGTCGGGGCTCTCGCCTTTGCTTACCGCGGACGGAAGACCCTGGTTACGCCCTCATTTGAACACGGCCTCGGCGAGGCGAAATGCACCTCGTGTGGCCAGTGCTCGACCGTGTGCCCTGTGGGGGCCATCACCGAGAAGGATGATACCGGGATCGTGTGGGATGCTCTGGATGATCCCGGGAAGCACGTGGTGGTGCAGGTCGCGCCGGCGGTCCGCGCCGCACTCGGTGAGGAGTTCGGCATGCCGGCCGGGACGTCGGTTACGGGCAAGATCGCCCAGGCCCTTCATATGCTGGGCTTTGATGCGGTTTTTGATACACAGTTCGCTGCCGACCTCACGATCATGGAGGAAGGGCATGAATTCATCGAAAGGCTCAACGGGCACGGGGTGCTTCCCCTTGTCACATCGTGCAGCCCGGGCTGGATAAGGTACTGTGAGCAATTCCACCCGGAATTCCTCGATCATATCTCGACCTGTAAATCACCCCAGCAGATGATGGGCGCGGTTATAAAGTCATACTATGCGAAGGTCAAAGGCATCGATCCCTCGAAGATGTTCAGCGTTTCGATAATGCCATGCACGGCCAAGAAATACGAAGCCGGGCGGCCCGAGATGAGGACCTCGAGCGCTCTTACCCAGGATGTCGACGCAGTGCTCACTACACGTGAACTCGCCCGGATGATCAAGGCGGCGGGTATCGACTTCGCGAACCTCGAGGATGGCGAGTTTGATTCACCTCTCGGGATGTCGAGTGGCGCCGGGACCATCTTCGGCGTCACGGGCGGCGTCATGGAGGCGGCCCTCAGGAGCGTATACGAGATCGTAACCAGGAAGACGCTTGGAGATGTTAGGTTTGAGGGGGTCCGGGGGTTTGATGGCGTCAAGCATGCGACCATCGATGTGGCGGGCACCCAGGTCCGGGTCGCCGTGGTGCATGGCCTGGGCAACGCCGGGAGGTTCCTCGCGGGAACCCAAGATTCGCCTGATAAATACCATTTTGTGGAGATCATGGCCTGTCCCAATGGTTGCATATGCGGCGGCGGCCAGCCGATTTCCCTGGACCCGGCGGTGCGTGAGCTGAGGGCGGCCGTCCTCTACCGGGAAGATGAGTGCAAGGCCATCCGCAAGTCCCATGAGAACGTCGAAGTCCGGCGGCTTTACGATACGTTCCTCGGGGAACCGGGGAGTGGACTCGCCCACCGTCTCCTGCATACTGCCTATGGTCCTGATGCCGCAAGGCTCGTGCGCGAGGGTCGTGCCCATCGTGCAGCCTTCGAGAGGCAGACGATGTCGGCCGCGGGCGTGTAG
- the nuoF gene encoding NADH-quinone oxidoreductase subunit NuoF: protein MNSFYRAHVLVCAGAGCVSSGCKAVEQALWAEVSQQGLDEEVKVIQTGCVGSCDQGPVVVVYPEGTFYRKVRPEDVPEIVEEHLLKGRPVERLLYKDESSELVVSLEDIGFFKRQRKIVLRNCGVINPEDITEYIARDGYEALGRVLTEMAPEDVIDIVKRSGLRGRGGAGFPTGVKWGFTAKATGSPKYVVCNADEGDPGAFMDRSVLEGDPHSVIEAMAIAGYAVGSNQGYIYVRAEYPLAIERLSIAIKQAREYGLLGKNIFSTGFDFDLEIRMGAGAFVCGEETALIASIEGRRGMPHPKPPFPANEGLWGKPTLINNVETYANIPPIILNGPEWFAGIGTEKSKGTKVFALAGKINNTGLVEVPMGTTLREIIYEVGGGIPGGRKFKAAQTGGPSGGCIPAEHLDVPMEYDSLVKLGAMMGSGGLIVMDDHTCMVDMARFFLQFTQDESCGKCTPCREGTKVMLDILTRITEGKGQEGDIELLEDLGKTIKNTALCGLGQTAPNPVLSTIRYFRNEYEAHIRERRCPAGVCQALFKYEIVQDKCRRCGLCQKACPAGAIEESVEELDLIGEEPAMAGAAEAGAGVRAGVATAVATRSKRKPLVINQDKCLKCGVCMRECRFQAIARV, encoded by the coding sequence ATGAATTCATTTTACAGGGCGCATGTCCTGGTATGCGCGGGCGCGGGTTGCGTATCATCCGGGTGTAAGGCGGTAGAGCAGGCCCTGTGGGCTGAGGTTTCACAGCAGGGCCTCGACGAGGAGGTCAAGGTCATCCAGACGGGTTGCGTGGGTTCATGCGACCAGGGACCCGTGGTCGTGGTCTACCCCGAGGGGACGTTTTACCGCAAGGTCAGGCCCGAGGATGTGCCAGAGATCGTCGAGGAGCACCTGTTGAAGGGCAGGCCCGTCGAGCGGCTGCTCTATAAGGATGAGTCGAGCGAGCTCGTGGTCAGCCTCGAGGACATAGGCTTCTTCAAGAGGCAGCGAAAGATCGTCTTGAGAAATTGCGGGGTCATCAACCCCGAGGATATAACGGAATATATAGCCCGCGACGGCTATGAAGCCCTGGGAAGGGTCCTGACCGAGATGGCGCCGGAGGATGTCATAGATATTGTGAAGCGCTCAGGCCTGAGGGGCAGGGGCGGGGCTGGCTTCCCGACCGGCGTGAAATGGGGCTTCACCGCGAAGGCCACGGGCTCACCCAAGTATGTGGTCTGTAATGCGGATGAGGGGGACCCCGGGGCGTTCATGGATAGGAGCGTGCTCGAGGGCGATCCACATTCGGTTATCGAGGCTATGGCCATAGCAGGCTATGCTGTCGGGTCGAACCAGGGTTATATCTACGTGAGGGCGGAGTATCCTTTGGCCATTGAGAGGCTCAGTATCGCCATCAAGCAGGCGAGGGAGTACGGGCTTCTCGGGAAGAACATATTCAGCACGGGTTTTGATTTCGACCTGGAGATCAGGATGGGCGCTGGCGCCTTCGTTTGCGGGGAGGAGACGGCCCTTATCGCCTCCATCGAGGGACGGCGCGGCATGCCGCATCCTAAGCCGCCATTCCCTGCAAACGAGGGGCTCTGGGGCAAGCCGACGCTCATCAATAATGTCGAGACTTATGCCAACATCCCGCCCATAATTCTCAATGGGCCGGAGTGGTTCGCCGGGATCGGGACCGAGAAGAGCAAGGGCACGAAGGTGTTCGCCCTTGCCGGGAAGATCAACAATACCGGGCTTGTGGAGGTCCCTATGGGAACCACGCTCCGGGAGATCATCTATGAAGTTGGCGGCGGGATCCCGGGCGGCAGGAAGTTCAAGGCAGCTCAGACCGGTGGCCCCTCTGGCGGGTGCATCCCGGCCGAGCACCTTGATGTGCCGATGGAATATGATTCCCTGGTGAAGCTGGGCGCCATGATGGGGTCGGGCGGCCTTATCGTGATGGACGACCACACATGCATGGTCGACATGGCTCGATTCTTCCTCCAGTTCACGCAGGACGAGTCGTGCGGCAAGTGCACACCGTGCCGCGAGGGAACCAAGGTCATGCTTGATATCCTTACGCGGATAACCGAGGGCAAGGGCCAGGAGGGCGATATCGAGCTCCTGGAAGACCTCGGCAAGACGATCAAGAATACAGCCCTGTGCGGCCTGGGGCAGACGGCCCCGAACCCCGTTCTGAGCACAATCAGATACTTCCGAAATGAATACGAGGCTCACATCCGCGAGAGGCGGTGCCCCGCCGGAGTATGCCAGGCGCTATTCAAGTATGAAATCGTTCAGGACAAGTGCCGGCGGTGCGGCCTGTGCCAGAAGGCGTGCCCTGCCGGGGCGATCGAGGAGAGCGTCGAGGAACTCGATCTCATCGGGGAAGAGCCAGCTATGGCTGGGGCAGCCGAGGCTGGTGCGGGTGTCAGGGCCGGAGTAGCCACAGCCGTCGCTACCCGCTCAAAGCGTAAACCCCTGGTAATCAACCAGGATAAGTGCCTCAAGTGCGGTGTCTGCATGCGCGAGTGCAGGTTCCAGGCGATAGCTAGAGTATAG
- the asnS gene encoding asparagine--tRNA ligase has protein sequence METVYISDIGAHVGEEVEIRGWLYNKRSSGSIHFLIIRDGTGFLQAVVAKEEVPEELFETLGALTQESSLTVTGVVREERRALGGFELALKDARIIQVAGEYPISLKEHGVDFLMDYRHLWIRAPRQHAILRIRSEVVKACRDFLDERGFVLLDAPILTPAACEGTTTLFETDYFDRKAYLTQSGQLYMEAGAMAFGRVYCFGPTFRAEKSKTRRHLMEFWMIEPEMAFYDLDDNMKLQEEFVSYIVQRVLSRRSKELVDVLKRDASRLEKIEPPFPRISYDEAVGILRDNGVDFQWGNDFGGGDETILAEKFDKPVFVHRYPAACKAFYMKPDPDRPEVALSADLLAPEGYGEIIGGGQRIDDLELLEARIKGHKLPEEAYQWYADIRRYGSVPHSGFGLGIERTVAWICGLDHVREAIPFPRLLNRIYP, from the coding sequence GTGGAGACTGTCTATATCTCGGATATCGGGGCTCATGTGGGTGAGGAGGTTGAGATTCGCGGGTGGCTTTATAACAAGAGGTCGAGCGGGAGCATACATTTTTTGATCATTCGCGATGGGACGGGCTTTTTGCAGGCTGTAGTGGCGAAAGAGGAAGTCCCGGAGGAGCTCTTTGAAACACTCGGGGCGCTCACTCAGGAGTCATCTCTTACGGTGACCGGGGTTGTGCGCGAGGAGCGGCGCGCCTTAGGCGGCTTTGAGCTGGCCTTGAAGGATGCGAGGATCATACAAGTCGCAGGCGAGTATCCTATATCCCTCAAGGAGCACGGCGTCGATTTTCTCATGGATTACAGGCACCTGTGGATCAGAGCCCCCCGCCAGCATGCGATCTTGAGGATCCGGAGCGAGGTCGTCAAGGCGTGCAGGGATTTTCTAGATGAAAGGGGGTTCGTCCTCCTGGATGCCCCCATCCTCACGCCAGCGGCATGCGAGGGGACGACCACCCTCTTCGAAACGGATTACTTCGACCGCAAGGCTTATCTGACCCAGAGCGGCCAATTATACATGGAGGCCGGGGCGATGGCTTTCGGCAGGGTGTATTGCTTCGGGCCGACGTTCAGGGCCGAGAAATCCAAGACGCGCCGGCACCTGATGGAGTTCTGGATGATCGAGCCCGAGATGGCTTTCTACGACCTCGATGATAACATGAAGCTCCAGGAGGAGTTCGTTTCATATATAGTACAGAGAGTTCTCTCGAGGCGCTCTAAGGAGCTTGTTGACGTCTTGAAGCGAGATGCCTCGAGACTCGAGAAAATCGAGCCCCCATTCCCCCGGATTTCATATGACGAGGCCGTTGGAATCTTGAGAGACAACGGTGTAGATTTCCAGTGGGGCAACGACTTCGGCGGCGGCGATGAGACCATCCTTGCCGAGAAATTCGACAAGCCTGTGTTTGTACACAGGTACCCTGCGGCGTGTAAGGCGTTCTACATGAAGCCCGACCCGGACCGGCCCGAGGTAGCCCTGAGCGCAGATCTCCTGGCGCCTGAGGGCTACGGCGAGATAATCGGGGGAGGCCAGAGGATCGATGACCTCGAGCTGCTCGAGGCCAGGATAAAGGGGCATAAGCTGCCGGAGGAGGCCTACCAGTGGTACGCGGACATCCGGAGGTACGGCTCTGTGCCACACTCCGGTTTCGGCCTCGGGATTGAGCGGACAGTGGCGTGGATATGCGGCCTCGACCATGTGAGGGAGGCGATACCGTTCCCGCGGCTTTTAAACAGGATATACCCCTAG
- a CDS encoding class I SAM-dependent rRNA methyltransferase, with product MSKVVLKRGREGRLRAGHLWVYRGEVAGIEGAADSGLRPGPGPGDVVDVLDARHNFIGRGFISPTSNILVRILTRDPAEIIDEAFLRRRVERAVAYRRRVAPGVESCRMVFGEADLLPGLIVDKYGDLVVLQTLTCGMDARKDAIAGVVRGILKPRWIYERNDAPSRSLEGLPPRRGFLLAGLGGGDGPPGTQFEISENGLRFLIDVDMGQKTGSFLDQRENHAAIEPWCPGARVLDAFSYTGGFAIHAAAYGAAEVMGIDISGAAVEMARRNAALNGVGDRCTFAVANAFDELRGYEAAGESFDMIILDPPAFAKSKRAIEGALRGYKEINLRAMKLLREGGVLVSCSCSYHVTEDLFMTMIYDAAADARRQLRVIEMRTQAKDHPVLLAVPETRYLKCAILQVL from the coding sequence ATTTCGAAGGTTGTTCTCAAGAGGGGCCGGGAGGGAAGGCTGAGGGCGGGGCACCTGTGGGTATACCGGGGGGAGGTCGCGGGCATCGAAGGTGCGGCGGATTCAGGGCTTAGGCCTGGGCCCGGGCCCGGGGATGTGGTCGATGTCCTGGACGCCAGGCATAATTTCATCGGCCGCGGGTTCATAAGCCCCACGTCCAACATCCTGGTGCGGATTCTCACGAGGGACCCCGCGGAAATTATAGATGAAGCCTTTTTACGGAGGCGGGTGGAGCGCGCCGTCGCCTACCGGCGCAGGGTCGCGCCAGGGGTTGAGTCCTGCAGGATGGTTTTTGGCGAGGCCGATCTCCTTCCCGGCCTCATCGTCGACAAGTATGGGGACCTGGTTGTCCTGCAGACCCTGACCTGCGGGATGGATGCTCGAAAGGATGCTATAGCCGGGGTTGTAAGGGGAATTTTGAAGCCAAGGTGGATCTACGAACGCAACGATGCTCCCTCGCGGAGTCTCGAGGGGCTGCCGCCCAGGCGGGGATTCCTCCTGGCGGGCCTGGGCGGCGGTGACGGGCCGCCGGGGACCCAATTCGAAATCAGCGAAAACGGGCTCAGATTCTTGATCGACGTGGATATGGGCCAGAAGACGGGCAGCTTCCTCGACCAGAGAGAAAACCACGCTGCTATTGAGCCATGGTGCCCTGGCGCGCGGGTCCTCGACGCCTTCTCATACACAGGTGGGTTCGCGATCCACGCGGCAGCCTACGGCGCCGCAGAGGTCATGGGTATTGACATCTCGGGGGCGGCTGTCGAGATGGCGCGGCGGAATGCGGCGCTAAATGGGGTCGGCGACAGGTGCACCTTCGCGGTTGCGAATGCCTTCGATGAGTTGCGCGGGTACGAGGCGGCAGGTGAGAGCTTCGACATGATCATCCTCGATCCCCCGGCCTTCGCGAAGAGCAAGCGGGCGATCGAGGGCGCTCTCCGCGGGTACAAGGAGATCAACCTGCGCGCTATGAAGCTCCTTCGCGAAGGCGGAGTGCTCGTGAGTTGCTCCTGCTCCTATCACGTTACCGAGGACCTTTTCATGACGATGATTTACGATGCGGCCGCGGACGCGCGGAGGCAGCTCAGGGTCATCGAGATGAGAACCCAGGCAAAGGACCACCCCGTGCTCCTCGCCGTTCCAGAAACGCGCTACCTGAAATGCGCAATTCTCCAGGTTCTATGA